A region from the Silene latifolia isolate original U9 population chromosome 7, ASM4854445v1, whole genome shotgun sequence genome encodes:
- the LOC141591902 gene encoding uncharacterized protein LOC141591902, whose translation MATPSSSSSSSTAADQPTTTPLPPPSFLDQWRERIFYPTLLGGIVGGAIGAMSKHRKVHGVANMSATYATNFAIVSGVYCGAREFVRVTRKSEHGDLINSALGGFCSGAVLGRLQGGQHGAVRYSIVFAVVGTGVDYATLKLQPLAKSYYDSLFASDLKLPEWSPIQILDEEALAAKRAREEQLRAQRAITISNKES comes from the exons ATGGCgactccatcatcatcatcatcatcatcaacagccGCAGATCAACCAACTACAACTCCATTACCACCACCTTCATTTCTCGATCAATGGAGGGAACGAATCTTCTACCCTACTCTTCTAGGAG GAATTGTTGGTGGAGCAATTGGCGCAATGTCAAAGCATCGCAAAGTTCATGGCGTCGCGAATATGTCAGCTACTTATGCTACTAATTTCGCCATTGTTTCTGGGGTTTACTGTG GAGCACGTGAATTTGTAAGAGTAACTCGGAAATCTGAACATGGCGATCTTATCAACTCTGCTCTTGGAGGGTTTTGTAGTGGTGCTGTTCTTGGCCGCCTTCAAG GTGGTCAGCATGGGGCAGTACGCTACTCTATCGTATTTGCTGTCGTGGGAACCGGAGTTGATTATGCTACCCTTAAATTACAGCCTCTTGCAAAGAGCTACTATGATTCACTTTTTGCCAGCGACTTGAAATTACCTGAGTGGTCTCCCATCCAGATACTTGACGAGGAAGCACTTGCTGCCAAACGAGCTCGTGAGGAACAACTACGTGCACAAAGAGCCATAACGATTAGCAACAAAGAATCTTGA